ACGAGACGTTTGTTCGATTATGGGAGAGAGTTGCGTCGCCGAAGATAGCTTGACAATGACAGCGTGTAGTATTTATCTGGCCACGGCCCCTCTTCCGACTGGTATAAGTTCATCCGGTACGCCCAGTTATACATATATCTCCACGAACCGATGGCCTCGATGGTTCAACTAACTTACTCGAGTAAGCTCCGACTCGCTGTGGACCATTCTGTATAGTTTCACGAAGAAATAAACCAATGTATATAACGAGAGTCCATCTCATCTTTACCGTTCGAATCAGAGACCGGAGACCCTAGCGGTTGCTTCGTATCGGTACAGAATTCTCTTACTTTTCGGatactcgttctctctctctctctctctttctctctctctctctctggttcgAATAATCAATGAATTCTCCTCTGCTGTCCTTTCGACTTCGATTTATTAGTTCCTCCCCTCGTCGGGGTTCCTCCGTTAGTTCCTCCCCTACCCTCATCGAATGTTaagagaataaaaaataaataactcgcttgaatacataattaatttttaaagaattgaGGTAAATGATCTTGATTTCACCGTGGACACGATCTCCCGGAGACGAgagatctcgtcggtgccaaAATAAATAGAGTAGAAGGTTCTGGGTTAGGCCGTTAGAGTTCGCTAGGAAATTTCGTACTAGGTCGATAATGCAGGGCAACGAGAACAAAGAATGCCGCTGTAGTTGGCGTTCTTCGACGAACGCAGCTCCGTGACATAAGGCTTCAGCTGACGGCTTGCATGTAGTCAAGATGGCGTCCGCAGAACAGGTCGGTCTGAATAAAACTTGGGAATTATCGTTGTACGAGCTGCATCGCACACCTCAGGATGTGATCACGGATAACACGGAAATCGCGGTCAGCCCGCGGAGCCTGCACAGCGAACTGATGTGCCCAATTTGCTTGGACATGCTCAAAAAGACCATGACCACGAAGGAGTGTCTGCACCGTTTCTGTTCCGATTGTATCATTACGGCGCTTCGGAGCGGTAATAAGGTACGCGATACCAATTAAACCACTTTGTCGCACAGGAATCTATCGTTCTTTATTCGTGAACGATGGATACGATTCGTCTCCGAGTTTTCTCTTTCGGAAGTAAACAGAAATCAGCGCCAGCACAGtttgttttttttcttattcgatgttttttgttttctttataatttaattcttatgtataaattaattgcATAAGTGTTTGTCATGCATACTGGATGATTAGAGATTCAGATTTTTTTAGAATCGAACGTGTTTTCCTTAGGAGCTGCGATTTTAGCGCGCTTTTCGAACAGGCGGCGTAAATGCTTTTGTTGCTTGTTTTTCGATtgttgggttatgcgttgaacGTTAAACAATGCAAATAGAGTTTATTATCATTTTAATAATGAAAGTAGCTACACTCGCTGTTCCATTAGAGTTAGATAAACTTTGCATTGCAATATTCTCTTTACGTAGAATCTCGTAAAATATCTCTGACTAGATCGGGAAGCAATAATTTCACTCTGTAATTACTTTCAATCGGAGACTACGAACAAAGCGTATACAGACTTCAACTTTTTCCACAGGAATGTCCGACGTGCAGGAAGAAGCTAGTATCGAAGAGGTCTCTGCGACCGGACCCTAATTTCGATCTGCTGATCTCAAAGATATACCCAAGCCGTGACGAGTACGAGGCTCACCAAGAGAGAGTGCTAGCCAAACTGAACAAATCCCACTCTCAAGCTGCGCTGGTCAACTCGATAACAGAAGGCATAAAATTGCAAAGCCAGAATCGGCCTCAGAGGTCCAGAAAAAACGCCAATGAATCTGAGAACGCGAGCAATGCCACGCCGTACAATAATTCGCAGAATGCCAGTGCACCGGCCACGCCGAATGCAGCGAACTCGGCTAACCAAAGCGACTCGTCGCAGAGCGCGACCGGACCTCTGAACAATAGTAGCGGCGGTAATTCTCAAACTTCCAATAGCGTCTCCCAACCAGCTAGTAGTCCTGCTGTTTCTGGTAACATCGCTAGCCGAGATTCGAACGATAGCAACCGGGCAGATGTAAGTGGAACTGATCGTTTCTATGCTTCAGGAACTACGTCCAGAAACTCGACAACGCCCTCGCCTAATCCGGCGAATCAGATACCTAAACCTCCTAAAAGGCAAAAAAGCTTACAGAATTCGGAGAACGATTCCTCGAGCGCGGAGGCTGAAACCGGTGGCGGTGATTCGATGGTAGACACGGAGGGCGAAGGGCCTAGCGAGCCCTTGATGCTCAACGAAATAGAGCTGGTTTTTAAGCCGCAT
This genomic stretch from Lasioglossum baleicum chromosome 13, iyLasBale1, whole genome shotgun sequence harbors:
- the LOC143214822 gene encoding E3 ubiquitin-protein ligase RING1-like isoform X1 — its product is MASAEQVGLNKTWELSLYELHRTPQDVITDNTEIAVSPRSLHSELMCPICLDMLKKTMTTKECLHRFCSDCIITALRSGNKECPTCRKKLVSKRSLRPDPNFDLLISKIYPSRDEYEAHQERVLAKLNKSHSQAALVNSITEGIKLQSQNRPQRSRKNANESENASNATPYNNSQNASAPATPNAANSANQSDSSQSATGPLNNSSGGNSQTSNSVSQPASSPAVSGNIASRDSNDSNRADVSGTDRFYASGTTSRNSTTPSPNPANQIPKPPKRQKSLQNSENDSSSAEAETGGGDSMVDTEGEGPSEPLMLNEIELVFKPHPTEMAGDNSLIKALKENSIRYIKTTANATVDHLSKYLAMRLTLDLDTELSESDRLLNFCIYIAPSPGQLVVLSGSQTLRQVNDKFWRVNRPLEMYYSWKKT
- the LOC143214822 gene encoding E3 ubiquitin-protein ligase RING1-like isoform X2: MASAEQVGLNKTWELSLYELHRTPQDVITDNTEIAVSPRSLHSELMCPICLDMLKKTMTTKECLHRFCSDCIITALRSGNKECPTCRKKLVSKRSLRPDPNFDLLISKIYPSRDEYEAHQERVLAKLNKSHSQAALVNSITEGIKLQSQNRPQRSRKNANESENASNATPYNNSQNASAPATPNAANSANQSDSSQSATGPLNNSSGGNSQTSNSVSQPASSPAVSGTTSRNSTTPSPNPANQIPKPPKRQKSLQNSENDSSSAEAETGGGDSMVDTEGEGPSEPLMLNEIELVFKPHPTEMAGDNSLIKALKENSIRYIKTTANATVDHLSKYLAMRLTLDLDTELSESDRLLNFCIYIAPSPGQLVVLSGSQTLRQVNDKFWRVNRPLEMYYSWKKT